A single Theropithecus gelada isolate Dixy chromosome 7b, Tgel_1.0, whole genome shotgun sequence DNA region contains:
- the LOC112629294 gene encoding uncharacterized protein LOC112629294 isoform X1: MFVEKVWQVSPFPPLLLVLLVLFILQQHSRQPLSTGSPCISRFPVPPTSPGWCLHLLPSVLQCLLLWAWPQGYQTPLPSQRPLVIVPWHVGRGLAGSAEELLMDAAEEAPMGPITLDPSLLPGGPLISFVVWAEAITWIPTWERTSDVGPQPPSSSKSLHSHGDALHLFPRDRLDPETLDPGPPLE, encoded by the exons atgtttgttgaaaaggTTTGGCAGGTCAGTCCCTTCCCACCCCTCTTGCTTGTCTTACTCGTCTTATTTATTCTCCAACAGCACTCCAGGCAGCCCTTGTCCACGGGCTCTCCTTGCATCAG CAGGTTCCCAGTGCCCCCGACAAGCCCCGGCTGgtgtctccatctcctgccaAGCGTCCTCCAATGCCTCCTCCTGTGGGCCTGGCCTCAGGGCTATCAGACGCCTCTCCCTTCCCAGAGACCCCTCGTGATCGTGCCCTG GCACGTGGGCCGTGGCCTGGCTGGGTCAGCTGAAGAACTGCTGATGGACGCCGCGGAAGAGGCCCCGATGGGGCCCATCACCCTGGACCCAAGTCTTCTTCCTGGCGGGCCTCTCATCTCCTTCGTGGTTTGGG CCGAAGCCATCACCTGGATTCCTACGTGGGAACGGACCTCGGACGTGGGACCCCAGCCCCCCTCCAGCTCGAAATC cctccacagCCACGGGGACGCCCTGCACCTATTCCCACGGGACAGGCTGGACCCAGAGACTCTGGACCCGGGGCCTCCCCTTGAGTAG
- the LOC112629294 gene encoding uncharacterized protein LOC112629294 isoform X3, giving the protein MFVEKVWQVSPFPPLLLVLLVLFILQQHSRQPLSTGSPCIRHVGRGLAGSAEELLMDAAEEAPMGPITLDPSLLPGGPLISFVVWAEAITWIPTWERTSDVGPQPPSSSKSLHSHGDALHLFPRDRLDPETLDPGPPLE; this is encoded by the exons atgtttgttgaaaaggTTTGGCAGGTCAGTCCCTTCCCACCCCTCTTGCTTGTCTTACTCGTCTTATTTATTCTCCAACAGCACTCCAGGCAGCCCTTGTCCACGGGCTCTCCTTGCATCAG GCACGTGGGCCGTGGCCTGGCTGGGTCAGCTGAAGAACTGCTGATGGACGCCGCGGAAGAGGCCCCGATGGGGCCCATCACCCTGGACCCAAGTCTTCTTCCTGGCGGGCCTCTCATCTCCTTCGTGGTTTGGG CCGAAGCCATCACCTGGATTCCTACGTGGGAACGGACCTCGGACGTGGGACCCCAGCCCCCCTCCAGCTCGAAATC cctccacagCCACGGGGACGCCCTGCACCTATTCCCACGGGACAGGCTGGACCCAGAGACTCTGGACCCGGGGCCTCCCCTTGAGTAG
- the LOC112629294 gene encoding uncharacterized protein LOC112629294 isoform X4: MRHVGRGLAGSAEELLMDAAEEAPMGPITLDPSLLPGGPLISFVVWAEAITWIPTWERTSDVGPQPPSSSKSLHSHGDALHLFPRDRLDPETLDPGPPLE; the protein is encoded by the exons ATGAG GCACGTGGGCCGTGGCCTGGCTGGGTCAGCTGAAGAACTGCTGATGGACGCCGCGGAAGAGGCCCCGATGGGGCCCATCACCCTGGACCCAAGTCTTCTTCCTGGCGGGCCTCTCATCTCCTTCGTGGTTTGGG CCGAAGCCATCACCTGGATTCCTACGTGGGAACGGACCTCGGACGTGGGACCCCAGCCCCCCTCCAGCTCGAAATC cctccacagCCACGGGGACGCCCTGCACCTATTCCCACGGGACAGGCTGGACCCAGAGACTCTGGACCCGGGGCCTCCCCTTGAGTAG
- the LOC112629294 gene encoding uncharacterized protein LOC112629294 isoform X2, producing the protein MSRFPVPPTSPGWCLHLLPSVLQCLLLWAWPQGYQTPLPSQRPLVIVPWHVGRGLAGSAEELLMDAAEEAPMGPITLDPSLLPGGPLISFVVWAEAITWIPTWERTSDVGPQPPSSSKSLHSHGDALHLFPRDRLDPETLDPGPPLE; encoded by the exons ATGAG CAGGTTCCCAGTGCCCCCGACAAGCCCCGGCTGgtgtctccatctcctgccaAGCGTCCTCCAATGCCTCCTCCTGTGGGCCTGGCCTCAGGGCTATCAGACGCCTCTCCCTTCCCAGAGACCCCTCGTGATCGTGCCCTG GCACGTGGGCCGTGGCCTGGCTGGGTCAGCTGAAGAACTGCTGATGGACGCCGCGGAAGAGGCCCCGATGGGGCCCATCACCCTGGACCCAAGTCTTCTTCCTGGCGGGCCTCTCATCTCCTTCGTGGTTTGGG CCGAAGCCATCACCTGGATTCCTACGTGGGAACGGACCTCGGACGTGGGACCCCAGCCCCCCTCCAGCTCGAAATC cctccacagCCACGGGGACGCCCTGCACCTATTCCCACGGGACAGGCTGGACCCAGAGACTCTGGACCCGGGGCCTCCCCTTGAGTAG